From Alphaproteobacteria bacterium, one genomic window encodes:
- a CDS encoding NAD(P)-dependent oxidoreductase, with translation MKAGFIGTGSMGLPLASNLLEQERSLVVFDINPAATKPLADRQARVVASPVAVADEADVVFACMPSLDSFHAIVTGPDGVIGGRQMKTFVNLGTMGSDAITEIERVLAEKGVGVLDSPITGGVARARNADITVIASGPQAVFDIAEPMLKSFARDIHYVGDKVGQAQLTKICNNIMSMTNLIVGLEAMVLAAKGGVDPEKVLAVLNAGTGQNSATLTKIPNFIMNRKFDMEAPMYINEKDTHLWQQEAERLDVPQMVGSAAAQTLHQALAFGLRSGDLSEMVKLIERNANFQLPKTRD, from the coding sequence ATGAAAGCAGGATTTATCGGCACCGGGAGCATGGGATTGCCGCTGGCGTCCAATCTGCTGGAGCAGGAACGGTCGCTGGTCGTCTTTGATATCAACCCGGCGGCGACGAAGCCGCTGGCGGACCGTCAGGCGCGGGTCGTGGCGTCGCCGGTCGCGGTCGCGGATGAAGCGGATGTCGTCTTCGCCTGCATGCCGAGCCTGGACAGTTTCCACGCCATCGTGACCGGACCCGATGGCGTGATCGGCGGCCGGCAGATGAAGACATTCGTCAACCTGGGCACGATGGGCAGCGATGCGATCACCGAGATCGAGCGGGTGCTGGCGGAAAAGGGCGTGGGCGTGCTGGATTCGCCGATCACCGGCGGGGTGGCGCGGGCGCGTAACGCTGATATCACTGTCATTGCTTCCGGGCCGCAGGCGGTCTTCGATATCGCCGAGCCGATGCTGAAATCCTTTGCCCGGGATATCCACTATGTCGGCGACAAGGTGGGGCAGGCGCAGCTGACCAAGATCTGCAACAACATCATGTCGATGACCAACCTGATCGTCGGGCTGGAGGCGATGGTGCTGGCGGCCAAGGGCGGGGTCGACCCGGAGAAGGTCCTGGCGGTGCTCAACGCGGGCACGGGCCAGAACAGCGCGACGCTGACCAAGATCCCGAATTTCATCATGAACCGGAAATTCGACATGGAAGCGCCGATGTATATCAACGAGAAGGATACGCATCTCTGGCAGCAGGAAGCGGAACGGCTGGACGTGCCGCAGATGGTCGGGAGCGCGGCGGCCCAGACCCTGCATCAGGCGCTGGCCTTCGGTTTGCGCAGTGGCGATCTGAGCGAGATGGTCAAGCTGATCGAACGCAACGCCAATTTCCAGCTACCGAAAACGCGCGACTAG